A section of the Pseudorasbora parva isolate DD20220531a chromosome 2, ASM2467924v1, whole genome shotgun sequence genome encodes:
- the LOC137092374 gene encoding uncharacterized protein — MSNLEEIQLAICSSLPGLPDEMLQKLLHGLTAIGVETKADLHFVNEEDLVEYLRPIQCRKLLNAWKNKEQAGCSTPQQSSHQDLSDISSPGSESSSNSTPSRSSACSSASCVWAETFKVPWEVMPSGIRLAIANKKRPSPADRRQLVRILVGNMQKHEVNPSKAQCQIIVQNIVKQYPESFADVLADGTKIGCGYASLLLQVKTRVEHVNRNNTLARRRKERLQSSCRTISQSSRRPADRYGCVSWQPEELPAGENDETLEEKRKQMVLLHSTEGMSGATRGELHKLMEVTYYRQRRDINASPAPPLSELKNSWPYLFSLKGIFLHFNLLTDISLLQKIMESIEGKGKRILRFFQEKPTNNEVRAVLSKYQEGNSLVLCILQLLMAHLKERTESLLIEADVAATAADIEKDGLPDSPALTIQGESMTPSRWMMSVEREVVLGPCSEAFVEGLAALFAIYYNLNLAYQGEAACTLQFIQRGIVGINPETGSKVAAGKRDKKMHGMNPHVCTLLRKLMDFEWLAI; from the exons ATGTCCAATTTAGAGGAGATACAGCTTGCCATCTGCTCTTCGTTACCTGGTCTCCCTGATGAAATGCTTCAAAAATTGCTCCATGGGCTTACTGCTATTGGTGTTGAAACTAAAGCTGACCTCCACTTTGTGAATGAAGAAGACCTTGTGGAATACCTCAGGCCTATCCAATGTCGTAAACTTCTGAACGCATGGAAAAATAAAG AACAAGCTGGATGCTCGACTCCCCAACAGTCATCACATCAAGATCTTTCTGATATATCAAGCCCAGGATCAGAGAGTTCTTCAAATTCTACACCATCTCGTTCTTCTGCTTGCTCTTCAGCATCTTGTGTCTGGGCTGAAACATTTAAAGTGCCTTGGGAAGTCATGCCTTCTGGAATTAGATTGGCCAtcgcaaataaaaaaaggccATCACCAGCTGATCGAAGGCAGCTAGTAAGGATTTTAGTGGGTAATATGCAAAAACATGAAGTGAATCCATCAAAGGCACAGTGTCAGATTATAGTGCagaatattgttaaacaatacCCTGAGAGCTTTGCTGACGTTCTGGCTGATGGAACTAAAATAGGTTGTGGGTATGCTTCTTTGCTCTTGCAAGTTAAAACACGTGTTGAACACGTAAACAGAAACAACACATTAGCTCGTCGGAGAAAAGAAAGACTACAATCATCATGTAGAACCATAAGTCAGAGCTCAAGAAGGCCAGCTGATCGATATGGTTGTGTTAGTTGGCAGCCAGAGGAGCTTCCTGCAGGGGAAAATGACGAAACTCTAGAAGAGAAACGCAAGCAAATGGTACTTCTGCATTCTACTGAAGGAATGTCTGGAGCTACTAGAGGAGAACTTCACAAGTTGATGGAGGTCACATATTACCGCCAGCGCCGCGATATAAATGCCAGTCCAGCTCCGCCCCTGTCAGAACTGAAGAACTCATGGCCATACCTGTTTTCTCTCAAAGGCATCTTTTTACATTTCAATTTGCTTACTGACATCTCACTGCTCCAAAAAATCATGGAGAGTATTGAGGGGAAAGGAAAGAGGATTCTACGATTTTTTCAAGAAAAGCCAACAAACAACGAGGTGCGTGCTGTTCTTTCAAAGTATCAAGAGGGAAATTCTCTGGTCCTGTGCATCCTGCAACTCTTAATGGCCCACTTGAAAGAGAGAACAGAATCCCTTCTAATTGAAGCTGAT gtAGCAGCAACTGCAGCTGACATCGAAAAAGATGGATTACCAGATTCACCTGCGCTGACCATCCAAG gtGAATCCATGACCCCAAGCAGGTGGATGATGTCAGTCGAGAGGGAAGTTGTCCTGGGCCCATGTTCAGAGGCGTTTGTTGAGGGACTGGCAGCATTGTTCGCAATCTATTATAACTTGAACCTTGCCTATCAGGGGGAAGCTGCATGCACGCTGCAATTTATTCAGAG AGGAATTGTGGGCATTAACCCAGAAACCGGATCAAAAGTTGCTGCTGGAAAGCGAGACAAGAAAATGCATGGAATGAACCCACATGTATGCACACTGCTACGAAAGCTAATGGACTTTGAATGgcttgctatttaa
- the LOC137089461 gene encoding cytochrome P450 2K6-like: protein MPKAGGQARLTNMKRIQLIERRVKFDSINYIITTVSKFLNVSLIRLDAEVQDEIDRVIGGRQPVVEDRKNLPYTDAVIHETQRFTTVLPLGVPHQTTCDVHLNGYLIKKGTSVITLLVSVLRDENEWETPDSFNPRHFLNKQGQFVKNDAFMPFSAGRRVCPGEGLARMELFLFFTSLLQHFRFTPPPGVSEDDLDLTPLVGFTLNPTPHKLCAIKRS, encoded by the exons ATGCCCAAGGCAGGGGGGCAAGCCAGGCTGACAAACATGAAAAGAATTCAGCTGATTGAAAGGAGAGTTAAATTTGACTCCATCAACTATATTATCACCACTGTCAGCAAGTTCCTGAATGTTTCTCTCATAAGACTCGACG CCGAGGTCCAAGACGAGATTGACCGAGTTATCGGTGGACGTCAGCCAGTGGTGGAAGACAGAAAGAACTTACCATATACCGATGCTGTGATCCATGAAACACAGCGATTTACAACTGTATTACCCCTTGGCGTCCCCCATCAGACCACATGTGACGTTCACCTGAACGGATACCTCATCAAGAAG GGAACCAGTGTGATAACACTACTGGTATCTGTACTGAGGGATGAAAATGAGTGGGAAACTCCTGACAGCTTCAACCCAAGACACTTTCTAAATAAGCAGGGACAGTTTGTTAAAAATGACGCCTTCATGCCCTTCTCTGCAG GCCGTAGGGTTTGTCCTGGAGAAGGTTTGGCCAGAATGGAGCTCTTCCTGTTCTTCACTTCCCTCCTTCAGCATTTTCGCTTCACTCCTCCTCCTGGagtgtctgaagatgatctggatCTTACTCCACTTGTGGGCTTCACCCTGAACCCGACCCCACACAAACTCTGTGCAATAAAGCGGTCTTAA